Proteins encoded within one genomic window of Triticum aestivum cultivar Chinese Spring chromosome 2D, IWGSC CS RefSeq v2.1, whole genome shotgun sequence:
- the LOC123052452 gene encoding mitochondrial metalloendopeptidase OMA1 — protein sequence MSGYGASNIVDRLHPESVRVYLITSELVRAVHRGLAIKSLKQGDDPEAARRHTAHLDGLDWDVILVRDKEFRARSTPSGKIILHTGCFDLLKTDEEIASIIAHEIGHIVARHSVERNLYRRSWFPSCLRHYLLQRQELEADHIGILLLGAAGYDPRIAPATIETVKEKLGSRKACATHPSTETRLQLLSQHKVMEEALELYREVKANYSLCLTLRSMAASPEFGRFLLGE from the exons ATGTCAGGGTACGGCGCCTCCAACATCGTCGACCGGCTCCACCCCGAGAGCGTCCGGGTCTACCTCATCACCTCCGAGCTCGTCCGGGCCGTCCACCGAGGCCTCGCCATCAAGAGCCTCAAGCAAGGGGATGATCCAGAGGCGGCACGTCGGCACACGGCGCATCTCGACGGCCTCGACTGGGACGTCATCCTTGTCCGAGATAAGGAGTTCAGAGCTCGCAGCACGCCTAGTGGCAAGATTATCCTGCACACCGGGTGCTTCGACCTTCTCAAGACCGATGAGGAGATAGCCTCTATTATTGCACACGAG ATTGGGCACATTGTTGCGAGGCATTCAGTGGAGCGGAACCTTTACAGGAGGAGCTGGTTTCCGTCCTGCCTTAGGCACTACTTGCTACAGAG GCAGGAGCTAGAGGCAGATCACATTGGAATCCTACTACTAGGCGCTGCTGGTTACGATCCGCGCATAGCCCCGGCAACCATTGAAACAGTCAAGGAAAAGCTAGGATCAAGGAAAGCATGCGCCACTCATCCTTCCACTGAGACAAGATTGCAGCTCTTGTCGCAACACAAGGTCATGGAGGAGGCACTCGAACTTTATAGAGAGGTTAAAGCCAACTACTCGCTTTGCTTGACGCTCAGATCCATGGCGGCCAGTCCTGAGTTTGGTAGATTTTTGCTTGGGGAGTGA
- the LOC123052453 gene encoding organelle RRM domain-containing protein 2, mitochondrial yields the protein MAAVAAARAGAARAGFRRMFSVSAFAPPPPPTARPAAEPCNNLFVSGLNKRTTSDGLREAFSKFGQVTDARVITDRISGYSRGFGFVRYATVEEAGEGIKGMDGKFLDGWVIFAEYAKQREAQQPPQSAGTQSSGYQYPS from the exons ATGGCGGCGGTCGCAGCAGCTCGCGCAGGTGCAGCACGGGCCGGGTTCCGGCGGATGTTCTCCGTCTCCGCCTTCGCTCCCCCGCCTCCCCCCACCGCTCGCCCCGCGGCGGAGCCCTGCAACAACCTCTTCGTCTCAG GTTTGAATAAGCGCACGACATCTGACGGACTGAGGGAAGCCTTCTCGAAATTTGGCCAGGTTACTGACG CAAGAGTCATCACTGATAGAATATCTGGATACTCTAGAGGGTTTGGCTTTGTGAGATATGCAACCGTGGAAGAAGCTGGTGAGGGCATAAAAGGCATGGATGGAAAG TTCCTGGATGGTTGGGTGATATTCGCGGAGTACGCCAAGCAGAGAGAAGCCCAGCAGCCGCCACAATCAGCCGGGACACAGTCATCTGGCTACCAATACCCTAGCTAG